From one Ignisphaera cupida genomic stretch:
- a CDS encoding cyclophilin-like family protein produces MLVEVLFEDLNNSLVIDVETHVETVKQVLPFKSKAVVWKHEIYFSTPINISFSEKTLFTALKRVLFIIGLQKKPCAYSTAFHIHIHQ; encoded by the coding sequence ATGCTTGTAGAGGTTTTGTTTGAGGATTTAAACAATTCTCTTGTTATAGATGTTGAAACTCATGTTGAAACTGTTAAGCAGGTGCTTCCATTTAAGTCAAAAGCTGTTGTTTGGAAACATGAAATATATTTTTCAACTCCCATAAACATAAGCTTTAGTGAAAAGACCTTGTTTACAGCATTAAAAAGGGTCTTGTTTATTATTGGCCTCCAGAAAAAGCCATGTGCATATTCTACGGCTTTTCACATCCATATACACCAGTAG
- a CDS encoding C25 family cysteine peptidase, whose translation MSFGHNNQPTSSAKTILIATTLLIIATAGITHSVVADVWLDAHYDSRLEYADDKVDAIKLIMENECLGGMRYTVYVFGDWYKDWIIKYSLPYAIVWHIASHGGFDSLGNNFLLTHYNELIYGQEIPDLTNVHEGGPMYLAFASACYSGHPRVWSRTYMLYQGFLDKGALAYMGYMYTVGDYEAFLFARWFYHYAAGDDGIIHTVGEAKTLAKYMVPAVKGNIQLYGASNIVIVDGYYFVNTCVKGA comes from the coding sequence GTGAGCTTTGGTCATAACAATCAACCAACTTCTTCAGCAAAAACTATATTAATAGCAACAACATTATTAATCATTGCAACTGCTGGTATTACTCATAGTGTAGTAGCTGATGTATGGCTCGATGCTCATTATGATTCGAGACTGGAATATGCTGATGACAAGGTTGATGCTATAAAACTTATAATGGAGAATGAGTGTTTAGGGGGAATGAGATACACTGTTTACGTATTTGGAGACTGGTATAAGGATTGGATCATTAAATATAGTTTACCTTATGCCATTGTATGGCACATAGCTTCTCATGGGGGCTTTGACTCTCTGGGAAACAATTTCCTGCTAACTCATTATAATGAACTAATATATGGGCAAGAGATACCTGATCTTACAAATGTTCATGAAGGTGGTCCTATGTATTTAGCATTTGCTTCAGCCTGTTATTCTGGTCACCCTAGAGTGTGGTCCAGGACCTATATGTTATATCAGGGCTTTCTCGACAAAGGAGCTCTTGCATATATGGGGTACATGTACACAGTAGGAGATTATGAGGCTTTCTTGTTCGCACGCTGGTTTTACCATTATGCGGCAGGAGATGATGGAATAATACATACTGTTGGCGAGGCCAAGACCTTGGCTAAGTATATGGTGCCTGCAGTAAAGGGTAATATACAACTTTATGGAGCATCGAATATAGTTATTGTGGATGGGTATTATTTTGTGAATACCTGTGTCAAGGGTGCGTAA
- a CDS encoding basic amino acid ABC transporter substrate-binding protein: MSKIVYVTIAVVVVVAAVFAVYYLGFLSKPVEKVLRVGTSPDFPPFEYVDEKTGEVVGIDIDLIKAIANRLGYKVQIVSMDFDGLIPALEQGQVDVVISGMTITEERAKRVDFSIPYWKADQAIIVSKGSSFKPLKIEDLVNHTVGVQSGTTAEQLLDSYVSKGYNINVKRYSSYTLAVQDLINGRVDAVVVDSPVANTLAKKYSVEVAATITTGEEYGIAVKKGNKALLDQINKALSEILNSSEWDSIISKYMG; this comes from the coding sequence ATGAGCAAAATAGTTTATGTTACAATAGCTGTTGTTGTAGTTGTAGCTGCTGTGTTTGCAGTATATTACCTTGGTTTCTTGAGCAAGCCTGTAGAGAAGGTTTTGAGGGTTGGGACATCGCCTGATTTCCCACCTTTTGAATATGTTGATGAGAAAACTGGTGAAGTTGTTGGAATAGATATTGACTTGATTAAGGCTATAGCCAATAGGCTTGGGTACAAGGTTCAAATTGTTAGCATGGATTTTGATGGTCTTATACCAGCTCTTGAACAAGGCCAGGTGGATGTTGTTATATCGGGTATGACTATAACTGAGGAAAGAGCTAAGAGAGTTGATTTCAGTATACCGTATTGGAAGGCTGACCAGGCTATAATAGTTTCTAAAGGCTCTTCATTTAAGCCATTGAAAATAGAGGATCTTGTGAATCACACTGTTGGTGTGCAAAGTGGTACCACAGCTGAGCAGCTTCTTGATAGCTATGTTTCCAAGGGCTATAACATAAATGTTAAGAGGTATTCCTCATACACACTAGCTGTTCAGGATTTGATAAATGGTAGAGTTGATGCTGTTGTTGTTGACTCTCCAGTTGCAAATACATTGGCCAAGAAATACAGTGTAGAGGTTGCTGCTACTATAACAACTGGTGAGGAGTATGGAATAGCTGTTAAAAAAGGCAATAAAGCTCTCTTAGATCAAATAAACAAGGCTTTAAGCGAAATTCTTAATAGTAGTGAGTGGGACTCTATAATCTCTAAGTATATGGGCTAG
- a CDS encoding PepSY domain-containing protein, giving the protein MVLRFPPKIFALLSLILTLIAIGIVAYTAISPNQGFRNISNETSKPRYELPIIIIDSDKASVKISLEEAMRMVSRIWDVPKSAPSARVIIDKIEGRTYWSLGWVENSGKVYAMVDAETGQVVLLHDFRYKAKMDNLKNRARAVEIAVKLLEKLGIPTHMLTPEPSVLIERAPADGPVQEITYEVMWKQVYKGIQVIDGYVIVSVDPENQRPVGFVVKLLDVENISVEPKITRDSAVAIATEFLKSRGYSLGEVAEVKLCIGRPNYYWEGKPIIRGPPSLLWIVVFKKPYSDSGTVEVWVDAHSGVVVGGDKTRC; this is encoded by the coding sequence ATGGTTCTGAGGTTTCCTCCTAAAATTTTTGCATTACTATCTCTAATACTTACATTGATAGCAATAGGCATAGTTGCTTACACTGCAATTTCACCAAACCAAGGCTTTCGCAACATAAGCAATGAGACGTCTAAACCTCGATACGAGCTACCCATCATTATTATAGATTCTGATAAGGCCAGTGTTAAAATAAGTCTTGAAGAAGCTATGAGAATGGTTTCTAGAATATGGGATGTGCCTAAAAGCGCTCCCTCGGCCAGAGTTATTATAGATAAAATCGAGGGTAGAACTTATTGGTCCCTTGGCTGGGTGGAGAATAGCGGAAAGGTTTATGCCATGGTTGATGCTGAAACAGGACAGGTGGTGTTATTACACGATTTCAGGTATAAAGCAAAAATGGATAATTTAAAGAACCGTGCTCGTGCTGTGGAAATAGCTGTGAAGTTGCTGGAGAAGCTTGGTATTCCCACGCACATGCTAACGCCTGAGCCCTCTGTGTTAATTGAGAGAGCGCCTGCTGATGGACCAGTTCAAGAGATAACATATGAAGTTATGTGGAAACAGGTGTACAAAGGTATTCAGGTTATTGATGGCTATGTAATTGTCTCAGTAGATCCTGAGAATCAGCGGCCTGTGGGCTTTGTAGTTAAGCTCTTGGATGTGGAGAACATATCGGTGGAACCAAAGATAACACGTGATTCAGCAGTAGCTATTGCTACTGAGTTTCTGAAGTCAAGGGGCTACAGCCTTGGAGAAGTTGCTGAGGTTAAGCTCTGTATTGGAAGACCTAACTACTATTGGGAGGGTAAGCCAATAATACGGGGCCCGCCATCACTTCTATGGATTGTTGTATTCAAAAAGCCTTATAGTGATTCAGGTACTGTTGAAGTATGGGTTGATGCTCACAGTGGGGTGGTTGTTGGTGGAGACAAAACACGCTGCTAA
- a CDS encoding ABC transporter permease subunit (The N-terminal region of this protein, as described by TIGR01726, is a three transmembrane segment that identifies a subfamily of ABC transporter permease subunits, which specificities that include histidine, arginine, glutamine, glutamate, L-cystine (sic), the opines (in Agrobacterium) octopine and nopaline, etc.) codes for MDFNQLFQTIIFIALKGVSNTFLLSFGAFSLGLGLGSLLAFMQVLIGGFASKLIDFVTRVLRSIPPILMLFIVFYGFRINNVVAAIIGLGIISSAYQSQILRGVAEAVAARQLDAALSIGLDLWGSFRSVILPQVVLLSIPALLNEFTTILKDSSIAYAIGVVEMFTTAINLANARMEYAIPLVSVSILYIVICFGISYAASLIHRKISLLGYGESM; via the coding sequence ATGGATTTTAATCAGCTTTTTCAAACAATAATATTCATTGCTTTAAAGGGTGTTTCAAACACTTTTCTATTGTCTTTCGGAGCTTTTTCTCTTGGCCTTGGACTTGGATCTTTACTAGCATTTATGCAAGTCTTGATTGGGGGATTTGCAAGCAAGTTGATAGATTTTGTGACAAGGGTTTTGAGAAGTATTCCACCAATTCTCATGCTTTTCATAGTTTTCTACGGCTTTAGAATAAACAATGTGGTTGCAGCAATAATTGGTTTGGGTATTATAAGCTCTGCATACCAATCACAAATACTTAGAGGTGTTGCAGAAGCTGTTGCTGCAAGGCAGCTTGATGCAGCACTTTCGATAGGACTTGATTTGTGGGGTTCTTTTAGAAGTGTTATACTTCCACAAGTTGTTTTGTTATCTATACCAGCTCTTCTAAATGAATTTACAACAATTTTGAAGGATTCTTCAATAGCTTATGCAATTGGTGTTGTTGAAATGTTTACTACTGCTATAAACTTAGCCAATGCCAGAATGGAGTACGCTATTCCACTGGTCTCAGTATCAATTCTCTATATAGTGATATGCTTTGGCATATCCTATGCAGCTAGCCTTATCCACAGAAAAATATCTTTGCTAGGCTATGGTGAATCAATGTGA
- a CDS encoding amino acid ABC transporter ATP-binding protein gives MKTLLQAIDIHKYFGKQHVLKGINLDVYEGETVVIIGPSGSGKSTLLRCLNLLIKPDRGRIIFDGVDITSGGVDINKVRQEIGFVFQSYNLFAHLTAIENVVLGLVKVKKMSREEARRVAAEALLSVGITEDLWSKYPAQLSGGQQQRVAIARAIAMNPRLLLLDEPTSALDPELTVEVLNVLEKLSEKRMTMIIVTHQLGFAMRAADEVVFMEDGKIVEKGPPEKILLNPEKERTREFVSRLMELYRMERMRRQ, from the coding sequence GTGAAGACTTTGCTTCAGGCTATAGATATCCACAAGTATTTTGGTAAGCAACATGTTTTAAAAGGTATTAATCTCGATGTTTACGAAGGAGAAACAGTTGTTATCATAGGCCCTTCGGGCTCTGGAAAATCAACGCTTCTCAGATGCCTAAACCTTTTGATAAAACCTGATAGAGGTAGAATAATATTTGATGGTGTTGACATAACAAGTGGTGGTGTTGACATAAACAAGGTTAGACAAGAAATTGGATTTGTTTTTCAAAGCTACAACCTCTTCGCCCACTTAACCGCTATTGAAAATGTTGTACTAGGTCTTGTAAAAGTTAAGAAGATGAGTAGAGAAGAGGCTAGGAGAGTAGCTGCTGAAGCTCTTTTATCTGTTGGTATAACAGAGGATTTGTGGAGCAAATACCCAGCTCAGCTATCCGGTGGTCAACAGCAGAGAGTTGCTATTGCAAGAGCCATTGCCATGAATCCAAGGCTTCTGCTTTTAGATGAACCAACATCTGCTCTAGACCCAGAACTTACTGTAGAGGTTTTGAATGTGCTTGAAAAACTATCTGAGAAGAGAATGACCATGATAATTGTTACACACCAGCTTGGTTTTGCCATGAGAGCTGCTGACGAAGTTGTTTTCATGGAGGATGGGAAAATAGTTGAGAAGGGTCCACCTGAAAAAATTTTGCTTAATCCAGAGAAGGAGAGAACAAGAGAATTTGTTTCTAGGCTCATGGAGCTTTACAGAATGGAGAGGATGCGAAGACAATGA